The following proteins are encoded in a genomic region of Maylandia zebra isolate NMK-2024a linkage group LG1, Mzebra_GT3a, whole genome shotgun sequence:
- the LOC101465689 gene encoding synaptotagmin-5, whose amino-acid sequence MSQYMLAVHLQILLAVGLAVFCYCLVLGCILCYRKRKKASLEDKEAVFLSPHPAECVTVTLTPSPCTQIVKQQYEELDGDVFEFSFSKSSSSPSEDDLTALPFDSSPTRSADLVKSPRSSFPLRRLSTPAVPCSPNKPPRHGRASLPSLTRLSFVPKSRRAIGRRCTVTGENFIYSESSCLTASAVRPPVEEGEPCPSQYGSNSLSPPKPAPLLHFSVVFSSACGTLVVNILGLLGVSRRRSGVFVRASLPPLCPSPQQISSRRRSLSPELHNQSFALQVSSVEELRTCTLKLAVYSRDFSGLREAALGIVELPCEKLDWEPDIATTYTRQLCPTKSKLKKSVSSQETLGRRKSSVCVPRALGQLFILLQYQTLAQRIKVMVRKAENLAKLTRIPGAPDHYVVINLRQDGKVIGTKETKGASGPNPIWNAPFLFDLPPGDINQLPLVLEFIVMQGRLYTKSSILGRVLIGTDASEEGQKHWREICSRGQIETTRWHTIQSDAL is encoded by the exons ATGTCGCAGTACATGCTGGCAG TTCACTTGCAGATCCTGCTGGCTGTGGGTCTAGCTGTATTCTGCTATTGTCTAGTTCTTGGCTGCATCCTTTGCTATCGCAAAAGGAAGAAAGCCTCATTGGAGGACAAAGAAGCAGTTTTTTTGTCTCCTCATCCTGCAGAGTGTGTGACTGTGACACTGACTCCTTCTCCCTGTACGCAAATTGTGAAACAGCAATATGAAGAATTGGATGGGGATGTGTTTGaattttctttctctaagagcAGCTCTTCTCCCTCTGAAGATGACCTCACTGCTCTGCCCTTTGACTCCAGCCCTACCAGGTCAGCTGACCTGGTAAAATCTCCTAGATCTTCTTTTCCACTGCGGCGCCTCAGCACTCCTGCAGTTCCCTGTTCACCTAATAAACCTCCAAGACATGGCCGAGCCTCTTTGCCTTCTCTCACCAGGTTGAGTTTTGTGCCTAAATCCCGTCGAGCAATCGGCCGGCGCTGCACTGTGACTGGTGaaaattttatttacagtgagagCAGTTGTCTGACTGCAAGCGCCGTCAGACCTCCTGTGGAGGAGGGAGAGCCTTGTCCATCACAGTATGGCTCTaactctctctcccctcccaaACCAGCTCCACTCCTTCACTTCTCCGTGgtcttctcttctgcttgtgGCACCCTGGTGGTCAACATCCTAGGTCTCTTGGGGGTCAGTCGAAGGCGCAGTGGGGTGTTTGTTAGGGCAAGCCTTCCTCCACTTTGCCCTTCCCCACAGCAGATATCCTCACGACGGCGCAGCCTCAGCCCAGAGCTCCACAACCAGAGCTTTGCACTGCAGGTGAGCTCTGTGGAAGAGCTGCGGACCTGTACCTTGAAACTGGCTGTCTACAGTAGGGACTTCTCTGGTCTAAGAGAGGCTGCACTGGGGATAGTGGAGTTGCCTTGTGAGAAGTTGGACTGGGAGCCTGACATTGCCACCACCTACACCAGGCAGCTCTGCCCAACTAAGAGCAAGCTGAAAAAG AGTGTGAGTTCTCAGGAAACGCTGGGCCGCAGGaagagctctgtgtgtgtgccacgGGCTTTGGGGCAACTGTTCATCCTGCTGCAGTACCAGACACTAGCCCAGCGCATCAAGGTGATGGTTCGAAAGGCTGAGAATCTGGCCAAGCTCACAAGGATCCCAGGAGCTCCAG ACCACTATGTTGTCATTAACTTGCGTCAGGATGGGAAGGTAATTGGTACTAAGGAGACTAAAGGGGCCAGTGGTCCAAACCCCATCTGGAACGCACCATTCCTGTTTGACCTGCCTCCCGGTGACATAAATCAGCTACCACTGGTGCTTGAATTCATCGTCATGCAG GGGCGCCTCTACACTAAGAGCAGCATTCTGGGTCGGGTGCTGATTGGCACTGATGCTTCAGAGGAGGGACAGAAACACTGGAGGGAAATTTGCAGTCGGGGGCAAATAGAAACTACTCGCTGGCATACCATCCAGTCAGATGCGCTGTAA